A stretch of Gemmatimonadota bacterium DNA encodes these proteins:
- a CDS encoding NUDIX domain-containing protein, whose protein sequence is MTTEPENQHVHIGAYALCRDPSSRLLLVRATAGLEDGGLWTMPGGGIEWGEHPNAALRRELEEETGLVDIKAYHVAAVYSHAYEGRTDWQGDPVHHIGIVYEVVLAAFDLRPEKEGSTDHCEWLTEKRIRELPLGPLAEFAVELAWQKT, encoded by the coding sequence ATGACCACAGAACCCGAAAATCAGCACGTCCACATCGGCGCCTATGCGTTGTGCCGCGACCCTTCCAGCCGCCTGCTCCTGGTTCGCGCGACGGCCGGTCTCGAGGACGGAGGCCTGTGGACGATGCCCGGTGGCGGGATCGAATGGGGCGAACATCCGAATGCCGCGTTGCGCCGCGAGCTGGAAGAGGAGACCGGACTCGTGGACATCAAGGCGTACCACGTGGCCGCCGTGTATTCCCATGCCTATGAAGGTCGAACGGATTGGCAAGGCGATCCGGTACACCACATCGGCATCGTCTATGAGGTCGTGCTCGCGGCGTTCGACCTGAGACCCGAAAAAGAAGGATCCACCGATCACTGTGAGTGGCTGACCGAAAAACGGATTCGGGAATTGCCGCTTGGACCGTTAGCCGAGTTCGCCGTCGAACTGGCATGGCAAAAAACATAG
- a CDS encoding beta-lactamase family protein encodes MTSKPNESLDQLVLLLEERIPGTMHEANVPGLSFALIQNWETAWTQGFGVMNAESRELVNPGTVFEGCSLSKPVFAYAALKLCETGSIDLDKPLSQYLSEPYVPNEPRVQTITMRQALAHTAGFPNWRPDCWNEEGWNPEGKPLQTFFAPGERFSYSGEGYMYVQHVVEHVTGQTGESYMQSELFKPAGMKSSTYLCTADQATDLATGHDEHGRPAKKQLYRSMCSAASLHSTPSDVARILCACMRPDSGASWHINAELAKEMTTAQVPINDSASWHDNWPDVPVKDDPFVSWGLGWATQNHNGLKAIWHWGDNGPFKAFAIGYPEEGTGLVAMANGSNGYKLWSALCSMALGGEYPCIDWLNRVVYS; translated from the coding sequence GTGACGTCAAAACCTAATGAGTCACTCGACCAACTGGTGTTGCTGTTGGAAGAACGGATCCCTGGAACAATGCATGAAGCCAACGTTCCCGGTCTCTCTTTCGCGTTGATACAGAACTGGGAGACTGCATGGACGCAAGGCTTCGGCGTGATGAACGCGGAATCACGTGAACTCGTAAATCCGGGAACTGTTTTCGAAGGCTGTTCATTAAGCAAGCCGGTTTTCGCATATGCTGCGCTAAAACTTTGCGAAACGGGTAGTATTGATCTGGACAAGCCACTTTCCCAGTACCTATCTGAGCCCTATGTTCCCAATGAGCCCAGGGTTCAGACGATTACCATGAGGCAAGCCCTCGCTCATACCGCCGGTTTCCCTAACTGGCGCCCGGACTGCTGGAATGAGGAAGGATGGAATCCTGAAGGCAAACCACTGCAAACCTTTTTTGCACCTGGCGAACGTTTCAGCTATTCCGGTGAAGGATACATGTACGTGCAGCATGTTGTCGAGCATGTAACGGGACAGACTGGTGAGTCTTACATGCAGTCCGAGTTGTTTAAGCCGGCAGGAATGAAGTCCAGCACGTATCTATGTACAGCAGATCAAGCGACTGACCTGGCGACCGGGCATGATGAACACGGGAGACCGGCCAAAAAACAGTTGTACAGGTCCATGTGTTCCGCCGCCAGCCTTCATTCGACGCCTTCGGACGTCGCAAGAATCTTGTGTGCATGTATGCGTCCTGACTCGGGCGCTTCGTGGCATATCAACGCCGAATTGGCGAAGGAAATGACCACCGCACAGGTCCCGATAAACGATTCTGCTTCGTGGCATGACAATTGGCCGGATGTCCCGGTAAAGGATGATCCTTTTGTTTCCTGGGGACTTGGCTGGGCTACCCAAAACCATAACGGGCTGAAAGCTATCTGGCATTGGGGTGACAACGGTCCCTTCAAGGCATTTGCGATAGGGTATCCTGAAGAGGGAACGGGTCTAGTGGCCATGGCCAATGGATCGAATGGCTACAAGCTTTGGTCCGCGTTGTGCAGTATGGCATTGGGCGGCGAGTACCCCTGTATCGACTGGTTGAATAGGGTGGTGTATAGCTGA
- a CDS encoding SDR family oxidoreductase encodes MKESPGRPVALVTGVSRKIGIGAAISLALAKAGWDVATTYWRPYDAAMPWGSDDNETVKITDQIHGFSAKTISIEADLSDTASPKRLFDRVESSLGSVAALVMAHCHSVDSSIKSTTIESFDLHFTINARATWLLIREFGKRYQREYGRGRVISITSDHTAHNLPYGASKGAMDRIVLAAAQEFRDQGVTANVINPGATDTGWMSDDLKEYVLHETLLGRIGLPEDCARLVSFLCSEEGGWINGQLMYSNGGIR; translated from the coding sequence ATGAAAGAGTCCCCTGGTCGTCCAGTCGCACTAGTTACCGGAGTGAGCCGCAAGATTGGCATCGGCGCAGCTATCTCTCTGGCTTTAGCGAAAGCAGGTTGGGATGTGGCGACTACTTACTGGCGACCGTACGATGCTGCCATGCCCTGGGGTAGCGATGATAACGAAACCGTTAAAATCACCGATCAGATCCATGGCTTCTCAGCAAAGACAATTTCCATAGAGGCCGACCTGTCAGACACCGCGTCACCGAAGCGTCTTTTCGATCGTGTCGAAAGTTCTCTTGGATCAGTAGCCGCTCTGGTTATGGCTCATTGTCATTCAGTAGACAGCAGCATCAAGTCCACCACAATCGAAAGTTTCGATCTGCATTTTACGATAAACGCTCGAGCTACGTGGCTGCTGATCCGGGAGTTCGGGAAACGTTACCAGAGGGAATACGGACGTGGACGAGTTATCTCGATAACGAGCGATCATACAGCGCACAACTTGCCGTACGGAGCCAGCAAGGGAGCCATGGATCGAATCGTCCTCGCGGCCGCGCAGGAATTCAGGGACCAGGGAGTCACGGCGAACGTGATCAATCCGGGCGCGACTGACACGGGCTGGATGTCGGATGATCTGAAGGAATACGTACTACATGAAACACTGCTCGGACGAATCGGCCTTCCTGAAGACTGTGCCCGTCTTGTCAGTTTTCTTTGTTCCGAAGAGGGTGGTTGGATAAACGGCCAGTTGATGTATAGCAATGGCGGTATTCGGTAA
- a CDS encoding tRNA-binding protein, protein MKPAPLKKTISFEDFEKPDIRAGTITAVEEVAASNKLMKLTVDFGDHTRSILAGIKQERANPNEIEGKQALFVVNLGERKMAGEVSQGMLFDIGYADGLTPCLLVPERPVPDGARAG, encoded by the coding sequence ATGAAACCCGCTCCACTAAAGAAGACCATCTCTTTTGAGGACTTCGAAAAACCCGACATCCGCGCCGGTACGATCACCGCGGTCGAAGAGGTGGCTGCATCGAACAAACTCATGAAGCTGACAGTCGACTTCGGAGACCACACCCGGTCGATCCTTGCAGGAATCAAGCAAGAGCGCGCAAACCCAAATGAAATCGAAGGTAAGCAAGCCCTCTTCGTGGTAAACCTGGGCGAGCGGAAGATGGCTGGGGAGGTTTCCCAGGGCATGCTCTTCGACATAGGGTATGCGGACGGGCTCACACCATGCCTGTTGGTACCCGAACGACCTGTGCCGGATGGTGCCAGGGCGGGTTGA